One window from the genome of Anticarsia gemmatalis isolate Benzon Research Colony breed Stoneville strain chromosome 8, ilAntGemm2 primary, whole genome shotgun sequence encodes:
- the LOC142974837 gene encoding transducin beta-like protein 3, which translates to MSSSLKEIYEKTAEYTAFYTGGDIQWTSDGVHLLCQCEDVVKVVDINTFSTTHVIGQAEEDGEPDQIYTFQISHNNKLVLSAHKSGLMKLWDRETGVQQKIWRSGHKGPVARLAFDQTDEYVASGGSDGNIRLWDLAHNTCTSSLRGAMGVFSVLKYHPDISKELVFGAADDTKIRSWNCKTGKEHVVYSGHFSKITSLQFTPDGEYMVSSGRDRVLILWNLNESKAIRVLPVYESIEATVLLPPSFKIPNFKKKLETEGIYVACAGEKGVVKVWNMLMSRVMYEQNNSLVSPAAEEGGLAITHLLFNELRNVLSVVTADHNIIIHDLETFNCKKQLIGFTDEVLDIIFVGKEEKHMVVATNSQDLKYYEIDNMNCQILKGHTDIVLALACFPTKQEMFVSSSKDNSVRVWLQDIENGVTCIAVGARHTASVGSVFTSQTSNDFFASVSQDNCLKVWSVTKDLSTTEQKIKSTYTELAHQMDINCVSVSPNDKMIATGSQDKTAKLWSEELTLLGILKGHRRGVWCVKFSPVDQVVLTSSADSTIKLWSLADLSCLKTFEGHESSVLKIEFLSRGQQILSSGADGLVKLWNIKTSESKMSLDNHDGKVWSLAVNKAESIVITGGSDSKLVKLKDVTAERKEQLAKEREEMILQEQELMNLLHDKQLIKALRLALRMQRPMHVLKIVNEVLKGGNEKLYETLKEINHTQKETLLKFAAEWNTNNKNCHAAQLVFNILAPEIISGNLKVPALASFIEGALPYTERHFERLTNLLQDLNFITYTVNCMQPHAVSQ; encoded by the exons ATGTCGAGTTCATTGAAAGAAAT ATATGAAAAAACGGCAGAGTACACTGCATTCTACACCGGTGGAGACATACAATGGACTTCAGATGGTGTACACCTTCTGTGCCAGTGTGAGGATGTTGTCAAAGTGGTTGATATCAACACATTTTCAACAACACATGTCATTGGACAAGCAGAAGAAGATGGTGAGCCTGATCAAATTTACACTTTTCAAATATCTCATAACAATAAATTGGTACTCAGTGCACACAAAAGTGGTCTGATGAAACTATGGGATCGAGAAACTGGAGTACAGCAGAAGATTTGGAGATCAGGCCATAAGGGACCTGTTGCTAGATTAGCTTTTGACCAAACAGATGAATATGTAGCCTCTGGAGGTTCTGATGGTAACATCAGGCTATGGGATTTGGCTCACAATACTTGTACTAGTAGTCTACGAGGTGCCATGGGTGTTTTCTCTGTATTAAAGTATCATCCAGACATATCCAAGGAGCTTGTGTTTGGAGCAGCTGATGACACTAAAATCAGATCATGGAACTGTAAAACTGGGAAAGAACATGTTGTATATTCTGGACATTTCAGTAAAATAACATCTTTACAATTTACTCCAGATGGTGAATATATGGTTAGTTCAGGTAGAGACCGGGTCTTGATATTGTGGAACTTGAATGAGAGCAAAGCAATCAGAGTTTTGCCTGTGTATGAGAGTATTGAAGCTACTGTGCTCTTGCCTCCTTCATTTAAAATACCcaactttaaaaagaaattagAGACAGAGGGTATTTATGTTGCTTGTGCTGGTGAGAAAGGTGTGGTCAAAGTGTGGAATATGTTGATGAGCCGTGTAATGTATGAACAGAACAATAGTCTTGTATCCCCAGCAGCTGAAGAAGGTGGGCTGGCCATTACACATTTACTCTTCAATGAATTAAGAAATGTACTGTCTGTAGTCACAGCAGaccacaatattattattcatgatctagaaacatttaattgtaaaaagcAGTTAATTGGTTTTACGGATGAAGTACTTGACATCATATTTGTTGGAAAGGAAGAAAAGCATATGGTAGTAGCAACAAATAGTCAAGATTTGAAATATTACGAAATTGATAACATGAATTGCCAAATATTGAAAGGTCACACTGATATAGTTTTAGCCCTAGCTTGTTTTCCAACTAAGCAAGAGATGTTTGTGTCATCAAGTAAAGATAACTCTGTAAGAGTTTGGCTGCAAGACATTGAAAATGGAGTTACTTGCATTGCAGTTGGAGCAAGACATACAGCATCTGTTGGATCAGTATTTACTTCACAGActtcaaatgatttttttgcTTCTGTTAGTCAGGACAACTGTCTGAAAGTGTGGAGTGTAACAAAGGACTTGTCTACCACTGAACAGAAGATAAAATCAACCTATACAGAACTTGCTCACCAGATGGATATAAATTGTGTTTCTGTGTCACCTAATGATAAAATGATTGCAACTGGTTCTCAAGATAAAACTGCTAAGTTATGGTCAGAAGAATTGACATTATTAGGTATTCTAAAAGGACATAGAAGAGGTGTATGGTGTGTTAAATTTTCTCCTGTTGATCAAGTTGTGTTGACATCTTCAGCAGatagtacaataaaattatggtcCTTAGCAGACTTGAGCTGTCTAAAAACATTTGAAGGGCATGAAAGTTCAGttttgaaaattgaatttttgagTAGAGGACAACAAATATTGTCTAGTGGAGCCGATGGACTTGTAAAACTTTGGAATATAAAAACATCTGAAAGCAAAATGTCTTTGGATAACCATGATGGCAAAGTATGGTCTTTAGCAGTTAACAAGGCTGAGTCCATCGTCATAACTGGTGGCTCTGATTCAAAACTCGTAAAGCTAAAAGATGTCACAGCAGAAAGGAAGGAGCAGTTAGCTAAAGAAAGAGAAGAAATGATATTACAAGAACAAGAACTAATGAACTTGTTGCATGATAAACAATTGATTAAGGCCCTCAGATTGGCATTACGTATGCAGCGGCCTATGCATGTTTTAAAGATAGTTAATGAGGTTTTAAAGGGTGGTAATGAGAAACTCTAtgaaacactgaaagaaatcaaTCATACGCAAAAAGAAACTCTACTTAAGTTTGCTGCCGAATGGAATACGAATAACAAAAACTGCCACGCAGCGCAACTTGTGTTCAACATCTTAGCTCCGGAAATAATTTCAGGGAATCTTAAAGTTCCTGCTTTGGCTAGTTTTATTGAAGGTGCCTTACCATATACAGAAAGACATTTTGAAAGATTGACTAATCTTTTACAAGACCTAAACTTTATTACTTACACTGTAAATTGTATGCAGCCTCATGCTGTTTCTCAATAG
- the LOC142974836 gene encoding transmembrane protein 186 encodes MYKIFRKFAKCRLTADRCLCTIKEDTSKSSAIKFETVFTFPTIKYVSILNRLKVYQILGASVAIPGSGILEALNAVPSGTLLTASYIGLTGAAVLSVATLPFRNTIGFIYISEDNTQVKISSMDFWGKRIDRIVPADDWIPLLDMSPKLLDALYLTPQLADGTKYKLFIKFGNVLNAKKIGQVLE; translated from the exons ATGTACAAGATATTTAGGAAATTTGCGAAATGTCGCCTCACCGCCGATAGATGTCTTTGCACTATAAAAGAAGATACCTCCAAATCTTCAGCAATTAAGTTCGAGACAGTTTTTACTTTTCCcactataaaatatgtttcaatcCTGAATAGACTTAAAGTTTATCAAATATTAGGAGCTTCTGTAGCCATACCTGGCAGCGGTATATTGGAAGCATTGAATGCAGTTCCCTCGGGCACTCTTCTAACAGCGAGTTATATTG GTCTTACAGGTGCTGCAGTACTATCAGTGGCTACCTTACCTTTTAGAAATACAAttggttttatttacattagtgAAGATAATACACAAGTGAAAATATCATCAATGGACTTTTGGGGTAAAAGGATTGACAGAATAGTACCTGCAGATGATTGGATACCATTACTTGATATGAGCCCCAAACTTTTGGATGCACTTTATCTGACACCACAACTCGCAGATGGtacaaaatataagttatttatcaagtttgGAAATGTTCTAAATGCTAAAAAAATAGGTCAAGTTTTAGAATGA
- the Polr1F gene encoding RNA polymerase I subunit F: MSTIIKFDVKELKRLASDNNSCIVEKKVTQNLALQPWCLGNLKESIKNLLDYKIGKFDKEFNGILLSYKNLRILQNVGTIRNDNADIHFQVQADYFIFRPHVGATLTGIVNKKSTTHLGILVHRVFNVVIPRPTEEPGNMWVGSNIKEGQEVTFRIVVLDLYGALPYIRGELDESCAKLGPDGDDDEGAEPKPSQSIHVSYVDFDKTKPYSQKEIGDGLPRSTSKTTAKKLGESHAINGKSGSSKAKNIDSELIVGERNKVKRQSRIHETDQKIAEKPPKKHKRDVQY, encoded by the exons ATGtcaacaattataaaatttgatGTCAAAGAGTTAAAAAGATTAGCTTCTGATAACAACTCATGTATTGTGGAAAAAAAAGTGACACAAAACCTGGCGTTACAGCCTTGGTGTCTTGGAAACCTCAAGGAATCTATAAAGAATTTATTGGATTACAAAATTGGCAAATTTGACAAAGA GTTTAATGGAAtacttttaagttataaaaatttGAGAATACTGCAGAATGTTGGTACCATCAGGAATGACAATGCAGACATCCACTTTCAAGTACAAGCAGACTACTTTATATTTCGACCACACGTTGGTGCCACCCTTACTGGTATTGTCAACAAAAAAAGTACAACACATCTAGGCATACTTGTGCACAG AGTTTTCAATGTGGTTATTCCAAGACCAACAGAGGAGCCAGGAAACATGTGGGTGGGTTCTAACATTAAGGAAGGACAAGAAGTTACTTTTAGGATAGTTGTCTTAGACCTTTATGGAGCCTTACCTTACATCAGGGGCGAACTTGATGAAAG CTGTGCCAAATTGGGCCCTGATGGGGATGATGATGAAGGTGCAGAACCTAAACCTTCACAATCAATACATGTGTCCTATGTTGATTTTGACAAAACTAAGCCTTACAGTCAGAAAGAAATTGGAGATGGCCTTCCTCGTTCAACATCCAAAACAACTGCTAAGAAACTAGGAGAAAGTCACGCTATTAATGGAAAATCAGGTTCATCTAAGGCGAAAAATATTGACAGCGAGCTTATTGTAGGGGAAAGAAACAAAGTCAAGCGACAAAGCAGAATTCATGAAACTGATCAGAAGATAGCAGAAAAACCTCCTAAAAAACACAAACGCGacgtacaatattaa
- the mRpS7 gene encoding mitochondrial ribosomal protein S7: protein MANNIRMINKCLSWQYLPLPRFAGLVQCREYAKPTSFPAFYQNPVFRKEDQAKLIENSELTKIAALPVKPPAVYQTSSIYHDPLVNKVINHVMEMGKKKLARSLVEKAFENIKRKQIERYHLAATPEEKAKIELDPKKILHKAVENCKPLLQLSPTKRGGITYQVPGPITEQRSLFLAIKWLLDATYEKERTVHFPEQFAWELLDAANNSGKVVKRKQDLHRQCEANRAYAHYRWQ, encoded by the exons ATGGCTAATAATATAagaatgataaataaatgtttgtcgTGGCAGTACTTACCGCTTCCCAG ATTTGCAGGCCTTGTACAATGTAGAGAATACGCAAAACCGACTAGTTTTCCTGCCTTTTACCAAAATCCAGTATTCAGGAAAGAAGATCAagcaaaattgattgaaaattcggAACTGACAAAAATAGCAGCCCTGCCGGTTAAACCACCAGCGGTATACCAAACCAGTTCCATATACCATGATCCACTAGTAAA CAAAGTCATAAATCATGTAATGGAAATGGGCAAAAAGAAGCTAGCGCGGTCGCTTGTAGAAAAAGCTTTTGAAAATATCAAGAGGAAACAGATTGAACGTTATCATTTAGCTGCAACTCCAGAAGAAAAAGCCAAAATAGAATTAGACCCTAAGAAAATTCTGCATAAGGCTGTTGAGAACTGCAAGCCATTACTTCAATTGTCACCCACTAAAAGAGGCGGTATCACATATCAg gtgCCTGGTCCAATAACAGAACAGAGATCCTTGTTTTTAGCAATTAAATGGTTGTTAGATGCAACTTATGAAAAAGAGAGGACAGTGCATTTCCCAGAACAATTTGCTTGGGAACTACTTGATGCTGCAAATAATTCTGGTAAAGTAGTTAAAAGAAAACAGGATTTGCATCGCCAATGTGAAGCCAACCGTGCATATGCACATTACAGATGGCAGTAA
- the LOC142974835 gene encoding dual specificity mitogen-activated protein kinase kinase 4-like produces the protein MLKMSKNGEVSSNQGPSRPTMPKPELNLFGQEKRKGLNLQIGGGPSSEGAAFMPFTPNPVPIPRPRVPSRTIRDVLPENTRDRCRIYPSMQSSGKLQLSATEIYDFTADDLQDLGEIGRGAFGAVNKMVHRKTNRVMAVKRIRSTVDEKEQKQLLMDLEVVMKSNECVYIVQFYGALFKEGDCWICMELMDTSLDKFYKFICERMQTRIPETILAKITLATVKALNYLKEKLKIIHRDVKPSNILMDRRGNIKLCDFGISGKLVDSIARTRDAGCRPYMAPERIDPGRARGYDVRSDVWSLGITLMEVATGAFPYPRWGSVFEQLQQVVQGDPPRLTNTNNAFSNNFVNFVNTCLIKEENQRPKYNRLLEHPFIKGIDQSRVDVAAYVCEILEAMERNGVSPFTTDQPAQAWVD, from the exons ATGTTAAAAATGTCGAAGAATGGCGAAGTGTCATCAAACCAAG GTCCTAGTAGACCGACTATGCCCAAACCAGAATTGAATTTATTTGGGCAAGAGAAGCGCAAAGGATTAAATCTACAGATAGGAGGTGGTCCTTCAAGTGAAGGTGCAGCTTTTATGCCATTTACTCCTAATCCAGTCCCTATACCAAGACCTCGAGTGCCATCACGAACTATAAGAGATGTACTGCCAGAGAATACAAG GGATAGATGTAGAATATATCCATCTATGCAGTCATCAGGCAAATTGCAGCTATCAGCTACAGAAATATATGATTTCACAGCAGATGATTTACAAGATCTTGGTGAAATAGGTAGAGGAGCATTTGGAGCTGTAAATAAAATGGTCCACAGAAA AACAAATCGTGTAATGGCAGTGAAGCGTATCCGCTCCACAGTTGATGAGAAGGAACAGAAGCAGCTGCTCATGGACCTTGAAGTTGTAATGAAAAGCAATGAATGTGTGTACATTGTACAGTTCTATGGAGCATTATTTAAAGAG GGTGACTGTTGGATCTGCATGGAGTTAATGGACACATCATTAGAtaaattttataagtttatatgtGAAAGAATGCAAACTCGAATACCTGAAACCATTCTAGCTAAAATAACACTTGCAACAGTCAAagctttaaattacttaaaagagaaactaaaaataattcatag agaTGTTAAGCCATCAAACATATTAATGGATAGGAgaggaaatataaaattatgtgattttgGTATATCTGGAAAACtagtagattcaatagcacgcACACGAGATGCTGGCTGCAGACCTTATATGGCA CCAGAACGTATTGACCCCGGGCGGGCACGTGGCTACGACGTGCGGTCTGACGTGTGGTCGCTCGGCATCACGTTGATGGAGGTAGCGACCGGCGCCTTCCCTTACCCGCGTTGGGGATCCGTGTTCGAACAACTACAACAAGTGGTACAAGGTGATCCGCCAAGACTCACCAATACCAACAACGCGTTCTCAAATAACTTCGTCAATTTTGTTAACACTTG CCTcataaaagaagaaaatcagCGACCAAAATATAACAGGTTATTGGAGCATCCATTCATCAAAGGCATTGACCAGAGCAGAGTTGATGTGGCCGCCTATGTTTGTGAGATACTAGAAGCCATGGAACGTAATGGAGTGAGTCCGTTTACTACAGACCAGCCTGCACAGGCTTGGGTCGATTAA